Part of the Sphingobium sp. TKS genome is shown below.
CAGCTCGTCCGGCTATAGTCATCGACCTTGATCGCGCCCTTCTCGTTGAGCTCGACCCCGGCATTTTCCAGCCCCAGCCCATCGACATGCGGCTGGCGCCCGGTCGCGAAGACCAGCAGGTCACAGGCCACCGGATCGCCGCTCTTGAAACGGACGCAGAGCGTGCCGTCCTCATTCTTCTCGATCTTCTCCATCTCGGCGTTGAAGCGGAAATTGATCCCCTTCATCGTCGAAATCTGGAGCAGCCGGTCGCGAATCTGCTCGTCATAACCGCGCAGCAGCGTGTTCGATCGGTTCACGATCGTCACATGGCTGCCGAACTGGTGGAATATGCCCGCAAATTCATTGGCGATATAGCCGCCACCCACGATCACAATCCGCTTGGGGCATTCCTCCAGATGGAAGACTTCGTTGGAAGTGACGCCATGCTCGGCGCCCTCGATCTCCGGGACGATCGGCCATGCGCCGGTCGAGACAAGGATATATTTCGCGCTGATCTCCCGCCCGCTGGCAAGCTTGACGCCATGCGGCCCGGTGATCGTCGCCCGCTCCGGGATCAGCTCGACCTTATGGCTGTCGAGCGTGTTCTTGTAGAGGCCCTCCAGCCGGTCCACATCAGCGAGCACATTGTCGCGCAACGTGGTCCATTCAAAATCGCAATCCGGCACATTCCAGCCGAAACGCCGCGCATCCTTCAGATCCTCGGCAAAATGCGCGCCGTAGATGAGGAGCTTCTTGGGCACGCAACCGCGAATGACGCAGGTGCCGCCGACGCGATATTCCTCCGCCACCGCGACCTTCGCCCCATGGGCCGCAGCCACGCGGGAAGCCCGAACGCCGCCCGATCCCGCGCCGATGACGAAAAGGTCGAAGTCGTAGTCGCTCATATATCTCTCCGCTGGATCGCGCTCGCATATGGAGGCTAGCCAGCGGAGTTACAAATGAGATTTGCGCTTATACGCCGCCAAGCGCGAGATCGATCAAGGCCA
Proteins encoded:
- the gor gene encoding glutathione-disulfide reductase, whose protein sequence is MSDYDFDLFVIGAGSGGVRASRVAAAHGAKVAVAEEYRVGGTCVIRGCVPKKLLIYGAHFAEDLKDARRFGWNVPDCDFEWTTLRDNVLADVDRLEGLYKNTLDSHKVELIPERATITGPHGVKLASGREISAKYILVSTGAWPIVPEIEGAEHGVTSNEVFHLEECPKRIVIVGGGYIANEFAGIFHQFGSHVTIVNRSNTLLRGYDEQIRDRLLQISTMKGINFRFNAEMEKIEKNEDGTLCVRFKSGDPVACDLLVFATGRQPHVDGLGLENAGVELNEKGAIKVDDYSRTSCESIYAVGDVTDRLQLTPVAIREGHAFADTVFGDNPRTVDYNCVPSAVFSHPPLAGVGMTEAQAKNKLGTVKVYTSDFRPMKNVLAGRDERALYKMVVDATTNRVVGLHMIGPDAPEILQAAAIAVKAGLTKQEFDDTVALHPSMAEELVLLK